The DNA window catgcttgctttcattgactgatgtacaagaacacctagatctcgttgtatttcccctcttcctaacttgactccatttaggtagtaatctgccttcctgttcttgccaccaaagtggataacctcacatttatccacattaaactgcatctgccatacatttgcccactcacctagcctgtccaagtcaccctgcagtctcataacatcctcctgacatttcacactgccacccagctttgtatcatcagcaaatttgctaatgttacttttaatcccttcatctaaatcattaatgtatattgtaaacagctgcggccCCAGCACCGAACCGTGCGGCTGTCCTTACCTCACCAACTCTACCAGACATCTGCCCTCCTCCAATTCTGGCATCTTGTGCTTCCTGAATTTGAGATGCTTCGCCATTCATGGAGATTCCTTTGTCTGCTGATGCATAAGCCCTTTCCAAACATTTTCCGCCTTTCTGTTTCCAACTTCGAAAATCAAAGTACTTCACTAAACTTAGAGTAACACAGAACGTGCTGGACGAGCTCAGCAGTtcatgcagcatctacagaagggaACAAACTTGAAGATTCTGCCTAAGGCTCTCCATTGGACTAGGAAGTAAGGGGGAATGGGGCAGATTAGTTGGTGGGAAGGAACTGCCCACAGGCTGGCAGGAGttcggtgagaccaggtgaggggaagggaggggagggatgaattaAGATCCCGGGAGGTCATTGGTGGAAGATGTGTTCCTTTTCAATGTGTTTGGGATCTATTGAGGTGCTGGTCTGCAACAGCACTcaaactgcattttttttttgcaacagatGAGTTCCTGGAGCTCACGGGCCAGCCGCTTTGCGACATTCTCCAGGTGCTTCCGGGGTACGTCCTGCGTGGCCTTGTGGATGATCGATTCCAGGCCGGTGCTGCCAACAGAGGCATTATGGGAGAAGGAACATCAGGATTTTGCTGCGACGGTTGTACGGACGGAGGTCTCTGCAGCTGAGCAATCGCACTCTAGCTCTTTCTCTCGACAGTGAGTTTGCTGGCATTCCTTGAGTCAGAGAGTCTTGGGATGGAAACCGATGTGGCAGACTGTAAtatcaaacacaaagtacactgcagatgctgtgttcaaagcaacactggaggaactcagcaggtcgggcagcatccgtggaagtgaacagtcaatgtttcgggccgagacccttcaacagaactgaagagggaaggggcaagggccctataaagaaggttgggggagcgtgggaaggagaaggctggtagatgccaggtgaaaaaccaataagatgaaagatcaaggggtggggaggggaagcagggagaggataggcaggagaggtgaagaaggaatgtaagggaaaagcactatgggtagtagaagaaagcagaatcatgagagaggtgataggcagctggaggaggaggcagagtgaaactgggaagggggaagggagagggagggaattactgaaggttggagaattcaatgttcatgccaaggggctggagactacccagacggtatatgaggtgttgctcctccaacctgagtttgtatggttggaggccatgtatggacatatccgaatgggaatgtgaagcagagttgaagtgggtggcaaccgggtgatcctgtctgttgtggcggatggagcggaggtgctcgatgaagcggttccccaatctgcgtcgggtctcgccgatgtagacgaggccacaccaggagcaccaaatgCAACATATGATCCCAACAGATTGTAATATCATAACAGTGACTGTCAGTTTCCCCCAGCTGTAAAAATGGGTGACATATCTCtgtgccttgttagtgagagagagagagaagcatgtCAAACTGTCGGGTAaaccagaccaaacatcagaaaggggaagaaatatgattaaagtgactttgactgtgaaatgattgttggtaccaaacAGCGTGGTTTGAGTATCGCAgtaactgctgatttcctgagattttcacacacaacagtttctaaagtttagagaatggtgcaaaaaacaaaaaacatccaatgagcagcaactttgagggtgaaaaagctttgttaatgagagaggtcagagaagaatggccagactggttcaagtagACAAGGAGgcaacggtaactcaaataaccacatgtcacaacagtggtgtgtagaagagcatctctgaacacacatcagTTTGAACcctgaagtggttgggctacggcAATGAAGACCATGAACCACGAggtactgaataaagtggccactgaatgtataactATTGCCAAATTTTGTCTGACAATGTTCCTGCAGTTGGCCTTACTGTTTCAatataattaaaaatatattttaaaatacaatttcaatataaaTTGCTGCTATTTAAACAGTGTTACTCATTAATTAAGAATTGGAAAAGTGTAAgcaacactggacaacaaaggttttgcttcctgaatacttttgggtgtaacTTATGGATATTGGGCTGCAGATCATGAAAACCACCATGAAAGTTCCCTATCTCACACCAGTATGTTGAACTTGCTTGTATTGGTCCACAATTCACAGAGATCATTAGgataggcaatttgaagaacttctagtgggactggagaaaatcacatggaaggcattcaagtatgttgttgaaaattttttcggcaactacagagcatcaaactacgtgcagctgatTGACAACaagcttcaagcatacaaaactatGAAGTGCATCAtggtcactaaagattcattttctatgttcccatttagactttttccctgcaaatcttagcgctgttagtgacgagcacggtgaaaggtttcaccgggACACTGTGACCATGGAGTAatagtatcagggcaactggaatccatcaatgctggctgattattgttggacacttaagtgagaagcctcagagattgagcacaaatgaaaatcaacacaacatttttagcttagttgaacaatTGCAAAATATCAGCACATATAGTGCAATTAATCATATTATATTCAACAGGAAGCAACTCTGTCGAAAAACATTGGTCTCCAGTGtaattagtaaaaaaaaaagtagaatCACAAAATAGATATTAAACATAAAATACCAAAATCTAGAAGACAAACTAATTTGTCCTCTGCAGATTATACAACAGTATTGTAAAGTGATTTCAACAAAGGAAATGATGTTGCATTTACTTCGGTCTGATTTGGAAACTCAACCATGAGCTGAGGACACTATAGTAGCATTTACTTGTAGTGTCAGGTGAAGACAGTCAAATTTGTTTTTACAACAATGGTGCTTTCTAATCTCTTGTCATTTTTTGAAAGCAAACGGACAACAATTCTATTGACGTTGACTTCTCTGGCAACAGTGTTAGGACAGCAAGCATTTTCATTCTTTGCATTCAACTGTCCGTGCAAACCAACAATGAATCTATATTATGGTCTGGCTTTTAGTACGGTTCCTGCCCTGGCGTTGCTGATTATCGGATTTTCCATTAACAATCTGACCTGGAAACTAATAATGAGTTTAAGAAAGGGCCCAGGTTTACTGAACAAAAATTGCAAGTTAATCTGCTACGTCCTTGTCAGCATAATTTTAACATCCCTGGTTGCACCAGTAACCTGGCTAGCTGTTACTCTTCTGAACGGCTTGTATTACAGTTGTGCCATGAGTGAGTTTTTATCAGTTGACAGCTGGAACATTTTTGAGAATATGAGTCTTCATGATCGGAAGATCATTCTTGCTCGCTTTCCCTGTCCAAAGGCGAAAATTACAGGGATAAAGAACATCAGCGATCTAAGAATTGAAGGCAATAATACTCTTCTGTTTCAGTCACAGGTAGGCCGGGTTCGCACAAACATTTGCTTTACGTTGTAGTGTTAATGTTGATTCCAGGCAATAAAAATGCAATAAGTCCTTCATTTCTTAAACTATACTGTATATCTTTTTTATTTAATCTGTATTTCTAATTATTCATTAAAGTTGCATTGCCATTGCTTAGCAAgcttataaaaataaatgaatattgaaagaatgaattaaattaattaagttattataagtaggtgaccagaacggcATTTCTATACTAAGAAATATTACTGCTGAAAAACTAACTCACGGCTTTATATCACATAGACTAGACTACTGAAATGGACTTTTTACTGGCTTTCCAGTTCAATTCATTCAGAACACAGTTATTAGACTTTTAGACCAGGATGAGGGAACATATCACTCCATACTAGCTACTCTGCATTTACTTCTTACTCTTTTAGAATCAATTTTAAAGTTCTTGTTTTTAAAGTTCTCAATGGTCTGGGTCAGAGTATATCACAAAATCTCATTTGTTCATAATCCTGTACAAGCTTCTTCCGCTGGTCTCTTAAGCTTAAGCTATCTCTCCCAAAAGAAAATTGGCAGGTCAACTTTTCtttttgaactatgctcctaaactgtggaactcaatatCAAAAACTATAAGGGATACAGACTCAGCTGACACTTTTAAAGGCCAGCTTAAAACCTATTactttaaccttgcttttaactaatatAATGTTGTCTTCTGTTTTTCTGTTTACATATcctattgtaaagcactttgaactatgtTTGTATGAAAAGTGCCCTATAAATAAGTTACGATCATTAGCTTTTACATTCTCAGTTGATGAGATTACTAGTAATTTTGATAACACACTGGTGGCTACAGGAAGACTTAATTAAGTAACCGACTAGGTCCTGGTTACAGGATAAGTGATTATCCACAGGCCTGACAGCAAATACTGTTTTCTATTACACCAATGAGTGCATGCAATGGCATGCAAGTGAAATCTCTGAAACATGGGTATGGTCACTGCTGTATCCCTTGTctttcatcatcattatcatcaataaatgccatgttgtatgatgtagatgatcatggtctttccatgaccatgatagcTCGTGGCAGTTTTTtcctcagaactggtttgccattgccttcttctgggcagtgtctttacaagacgggaacccccagccattatcagtactcttcagaggttgtctgcctggcatcagtagtcatcaggacttgtgatgtgcaccagctgctcatacgatgaTCAACTACCTGCTCCcaggctaagtaggtgctacaccttgcccaagggtgacctgctgactagtggagggaaggagtgccttacacctcctttggtagagacgtatttcCCCCAAATGTTAAACTGGGGGTTGCTAGATgatatggctcaaagggcctgtaGAGTCAATTTCAtactttatctcaataaataaataaattcattatTAGTCAAAACATTGAGCTAGAATatatccttgagtctggtgggacgtgctttcaggcttttgtatcttctgcctgatgggagaggggagaagagagaatgactaggctgggtagggtctttgatatgtggaaaccatagaaagggtgcagaggagatttacaaggatgttgcttggattgtagagcatgccttatgagaataggttgagtgaattcggccttttctccttggagcgacagaggatgagaggtgacctgatagagttgtacaagataatgagaggcattgatcatgtggatagtcagaggcttttccccagggctgaaatggctagtacgagagggcatagttttaaggtgcttggaagtaggtacagaggagatgtcaggggtatctTTTTAcgcagaatggtgagtgtgtagaatgggctgctggtgacggtgatggaggcagatacgacaagttcttttaagagactcctggataggtacatggagcttagaaaaatagagggctataggtaagcttagtaatttctaagctagtgacatgtttgacacaactttgcggaccgaagggcctgtatggtgctgtgggttttctatgtttctgtgattcCAATATCAATGGACtctacactttcaaggactctatgacTCAAGTTCTTAATATTATTCATTTACTTATctattattattgttgtatttttatttttctcatctcaagctggtaaaacctgaggtatgggcatagccaagcacacttatTTCTCAATTGATAGGAATTTTCAGACTAGTTTAATGGTGTTTAGtcttgtggctttctggagattaacataaatattgctgtgtagccctaattatttaacgctattgtgtagtgactttgggatttGTAGTTATTACTTTTGGAACAATGTTCATGTTCCATCATCTTTCATTTTCATGTTTTAACTCAGCGTATTTCTGatctttttcacttattgatttctgtaagttatgtgtgtttggaatggctaaatctagtaaataagttgttcttgcttgtttacccTGAATTATTATACCCAGATGGTTatcatggattgtcctatctgtaataatggattggttGTAAAATAATTTGTAGGCTCTGACTCCAAAACTGGATCAGGTTTGTATTTTTAGTCAGGTATGGTGTTTTTtatgaatttgtattttaaagcaagattttggtgaatgacgtTTGCCACTTGAGTGGTGCCTGTGGAAATAATCAGACTGAGTTAGACTGCTGCAGGGTTCGGTATTGCGTTGGATTGCTTCTggattctcttggcattttctgcagttATGTCTTGAATTTGAGGTCTTTTATTATGCATTTTGATAACtttttttgtgttaacaacctggtcctgtattgcctcaagatacccttctgtttctgggaagaggtctccaactcttaGCCAAGCATTCTatgcttccttgttgacatctagtctgctcagattattattattatcattgtcatttgtatttgcagtttgtcctcttttgcacataacttatttgccagtctttgtgtgtagtttttcattgattctattgtacttctttgttttacaaagaaaatgaatctcagggcacatggtgacatatagatactttgataataaatttactttggactttgatccTACATTCTTATTGAAAACTTTTAAGTGAGATGGttttgtttaaataaataaatatattttcatTCTCAATTtctgaaagtaaaataaaatagGGAACTTCATCATGAGAGTTGCCTGAAACACATGCAACCTCATTATTTAGCACATATCCTGGACCTCAAATTTAACGGAAAATTGGGTTTTGGTCTCTTgcctattacaaaagaaaaattaCCGGTACACTTAACTGGCTTCTGCCATTTGACTTCCAAACTGCTGTACAAGAAATAATGCAGAGAGAAAATACAAGTATTGCAGGAAGAGTCAGACTTAATATTTTAAACAGAATAGTAAacatgagggcacagcctcagaatagagggacatccctttagaatggagattgggaagattttttcctccagagggtggtgaatctgtggaattcattaccacagacggcagtggaggccatgtcattaggtatatttaaagtggaggttgatagattcttgattagtcagggtgtcaaaggttacagggagaaaacagaagactggggttgagagggataataaatcagccatgatggaatagcagagcagatttgatgggccaaatggctcaatTTTgcacctgtgtcttatggtcagaataaattggaatcagaatcaggtttaatatcaccagcatgtgtcatgaaatttgttaactttgtgtcagcagtacaatgcaatacatgataaatatttttaaaaatgaatgacagtaagtatatatatttatatcaAATAGAtaagttaaattaagtagtgctaaaacagaaattaaaagaaATGTAGTGGGGTAgtattcacgggttcaatgtccattcagaaatcggatggcagaagggaggaagcagtttctgaatcgttgagtgtgtgccttcgtactcctgtatctcctctcagTGAGAACAGCCATGTCCTTGGTGGtgtttaatgatggacgctgcctttctgaggcaccgctccaaAGTGTtttgggaggctagtgcccgtgatggagctgactaattttacaactctctgctgcttctttcgaccccccccccccccaaccaccaacCATACCAGACACCGATGCAGCCAGTTGaaatgctccccatggtacatctatagaagtttttgactgTTTTGGATGacaaaccaaacctcctcaaactcctaatgaaatatagcccccTTTTTTTTTGCCTACTTTTAGTTACATCGATGTgctgggactaggttagatcctcagagatgttgacacccaggaacttgaaactgctcaccctttccacttgtgatccctctatgaggacaggAGCGTGTTCTCTCTTCTTaaactttctgaagtccacaatcagtctttggtcttactgacattgagtgcaaggttgttgctgtgacaccactcaaccagctggtatattttgctcctgtatgctctttcgtctccatctgagattctgtcaacgATGGTTGTATCAACAGGAAATTTATAGGTTTTCTAGGATAGAGTTCACAGTCAGACTGAAGTTGCACATTTCTCTGTATAGCAACATTGTGATGCgcctagtgtggtagtgtagagggttgtgcttgtcactctcactttcagcttacACCACTGGCTAGCAGTCTCATAAAAAGGAGAAATGAACGTgtagtctctccctgccagtacatagcctctccaacagccaGCCTCACATAGTGCCTCCTCACTGGTGACAAGTGGAAACTGGACTCCTTTTGGATTTAGGCTGAACTACACaggacggggaggaggtctggcccctgcacacgttGTACACAGACTCACCGGCgtgtggacacgccctggtgctcgtgaaccagatccccagcatgGATAAATAGCCCCATTGCCTCGTGGGTGGCCTTGGGAGAGACGagggctacgggagtaaacccagacagcaaatctggagCAGAGCCCGTAAGGTAGCAGGACGtcactgaacatccttccagaccctcctgcagccaagctggtgtgAAACGTATTGTTTTCCTTTCTACTACGCTGGTGAGGCCGAGAGAGcaatcttgatgactgggcatctcaggacctgcataccttctgcccaggcttgtgatggtgatgattgtccttcaagacagatAGATGCCAACCAACATTGAATAGTCTCATATCTAGTAAATAATGCTCTGCTTTTCTAATTCTCTTAACAAATCAATAACTTTACTCTGATAAGAGAATtatgcttcattttccatttgatgtGCACAGTTGGATTGTTCACTAGAAACTTGCACATCTATAGAATACTTTTTCATCAGTTAATTTTCAAtagatttcaaaggtacatttaatgtcagagaaatgtatacaatatagatcctgaaattctttttctttgcaacattcatgaaaacagaggagtgccccaaagaatgaatgacagttaaatgttagaaccccaaaggcccccccccacgcataagcagcagcaaagcaacgatcctccccccccccccacaaccagtGAAAAAGCTTCGgcacccccaccgagcactcaagtgtgcaacaaggcatcaataaagacacagacttgcagtaccccaaagactattgtTCACCTGGTTTTCAAcacaccacaggttctctctctccccaataagggaaaaagaggtgtccctgtttcacagcgagaggggagacataacaaacaacttgctgatttgtgGTGTTAAGAGTCTGTCGTGTCACTTttcccgagctctgtgcccaaagaactcgggtctccgagcacacagccagcagccagcttgctgttTTCGATCTTCCACGTACTCCCACGACACCTCAGGCTAAGAAATGACAGTTGTaaattaatgcagacaactgCGAGCTTTGTACTTCggcaggaccaaccagggtaggccttatgcagtgaacagtagggcactgtggAGCGTAGTTGAACAAatggatctaggaatacaggtccataattcattgaaagtggcatcgcagatagatagagttgtaaccaaagcttttagcccattggccttcataaatcaacgtattgagtacaggagaagggATAATATGCTGAaagtgtataagacattgatgagggctaatttggagtattttgtgcagtttagaccacctacctacaggaaagatgcaaataaggttgaaggagtgcagaaaaaaattacaaaaacgttgccgggtctggaggacccaaGCTCGAAAGCTAGATTGCATAGAACAATTGAATAAGGAAAgattctttagaacgtagaagattgaggggacatttgatagaggtatacaaaattatgaagggtatagatagggtaaatgcaagcaggcatttggatgggactacaactagaagtcatgggttaagggcaaaaggtgaagtgtttaaggggaacttgaggggaaacctcttcactacgagggtcatgagagtgtggaatgagctgccagcacaagtggtgcatgcaagcctgatttcaacgtttaagagaagtttggataagtacatggatgctAGTGGTATGGAGAGCtctggtcccagtgcagatcggtgggactaggcagtattatatggcttggcacagacttcatgggccaaagggcctgtttctgtgctgcatgactctatgaatctatgaATGCTAAGGAAAAGTTAAA is part of the Hemitrygon akajei chromosome 9, sHemAka1.3, whole genome shotgun sequence genome and encodes:
- the LOC140733729 gene encoding calcium homeostasis modulator protein 4-like; the protein is MVLSNLLSFFESKRTTILLTLTSLATVLGQQAFSFFAFNCPCKPTMNLYYGLAFSTVPALALLIIGFSINNLTWKLIMSLRKGPGLLNKNCKLICYVLVSIILTSLVAPVTWLAVTLLNGLYYSCAMSEFLSVDSWNIFENMSLHDRKIILARFPCPKAKITGIKNISDLRIEGNNTLLFQSQVAGWILIACVTIAAFLTICIPRFCSPLSFLHLSYWAQYLESENTLFQETSKKHSQLFALKHIKKFFGFTSKETEIKKICLPARKDWTMVSGINMFTKVENDFCQYSLLHTWADESTPSGQYIPVDDE